A window of the Juglans microcarpa x Juglans regia isolate MS1-56 chromosome 5D, Jm3101_v1.0, whole genome shotgun sequence genome harbors these coding sequences:
- the LOC121266168 gene encoding uncharacterized protein LOC121266168 isoform X2, which yields MNEVKEDELSVSTLEDETIEVEHLFAEPKTEHVSVDGVLSFGDVSLGKRLHIEDFSCGFEYGLTNNGGLDSNATQEGEDLQLDVLDGLLDEIDEVDDLDATNGLSNACECDDFLLDIEFAENGTKLDLGHSKGSRLGNSSSESRSPGLSGSSNGAVGISESSSVTILESECKNDALNKTATCKLHGGLVSKCGCRPQDEDSIHSTSLELRKVDDLNSGKNLLACGISSAGGEKRLRKPTRRYIEEFSDKKLDFMKRGEKYSAGMRRRALTVIPEEKSLGGISVPAVSQFRGWQGRPKKQKQEIESDKELVSSESEDDRVTKKISIKHDRRKHQRMWTPSEVIKLVDGISEHGVGRWTDIKRLLFSTSAYRTPIDLRDKWRNLLRASGAQKPNKKGVEQKQEHSLRPLPSSLLRRVLELAKIHPYPRVRISKNLCVGQVTPAMVPSASKGAPPSLGGRAVRRKNYN from the exons ATGAATGAG GTAAAAGAAGATGAATTGTCTGTTTCTACATTGGAGGATGAAACAATTGAAGTTGAGCACTTATTTGCAGAACCCAAGACTGAGCACGTTTCGGTTGATGGTGTCTTAAGTTTTGGTGATGTTAGTCTGGGAAAACGCTTGCATATTGAAGATTTCTCCTGTGGATTTGAGTATGGACTAACAAATAACG GTGGTTTGGATTCTAATGCTACTCAGGAAGGAGAAGACTTACAACTTGAT GTCCTTGATGGATTGCTGGATGAAATTGATGAAGTGGATGATCTGGATGCAACAAATGGTCTCTCCAATGCATGTGAATGTGATGATTTTCTTCTGG ACATTGAGTTTGCTGAGAACGGTACCAAATTGGATTTGGGTCATAGCAAAGGATCACGTTTGGGGAACTCAAGTTCAGAGAGTCGGTCTCCTGGATTAAGTGGAAGTAGTAATGGTGCTGTTGGCATTTCAGAATCATCATCTGTAACTATTCTCGAATCTGAATGTAAGAATGATGCTCTTAACAAGACAGCAACTTGTAAGTTACATGGTGGCTTAGTGAGCAAATGTGGGTGTCGACCACAAGATGAAGACAGTATCCACTCTACTTCATTAGAGTTAAGAAAAGTTGATGACTTGAATAGTGGTAAAAATCTTTTAGCATGTGGTATCTCATCTGCTGGGGGTGAGAAGAGATTGCGTAAGCCGACTCGGAGGTACATTGAAGAATTTTCAGATAAAAAGTTGGACTTTATGAAGCGGGGAGAAAAATATTCTGCTGGTATGAGACGCAGAGCATTAACTGTAATTCCTGAGGAGAAATCTTTAGGTGGTATCAGTGTTCCAGCAGTGTCTCAATTTCGGGGGTGGCAGGGACGACCAAAGAAACAGAAACAG GAGATTGAATCTGACAAGGAACTTGTCTCCTCTGAATCGGAAGATGACCGTGTGaccaaaaaaatatctataaaacaTGATAGGAGGAAGCATCAAAGGATGTGGACTCCTTCCGAAGTGATTAAGTTGGTGGATGGGATATCAGAACATGGAGTTGGCCGATGGACTGATATAAAAAGGCTCTTGTTTTCGACTTCTGCTTATCGCACACCCATTGATCTTAGG GACAAATGGAGAAATCTTTTGAGAGCTAGCGGTGCACAAAAGCCAAACAAGAAAGGG GTTGAGCAAAAGCAGGAACATTCCTTGCGGCCCTTACCTAGTTCTTTGCTACGCAGAGTTCTTGAGCTAGCCAAAATTCATCCATATCCAAGAGTGCGCATCTCGAAGAATTTATGCGTAGGACAAGTTACCCCTGCCATGGTTCCTTCTGCAAGTAAAGGTGCTCCTCCTAGTCTTGGCGGGAGGGCTGTAAgaaggaaaaattataattga
- the LOC121266168 gene encoding uncharacterized protein LOC121266168 isoform X4 — protein sequence MNEVKEDELSVSTLEDETIEVEHLFAEPKTEHVSVDGVLSFGDVSLGKRLHIEDFSCGFEYGLTNNGGLDSNATQEGEDLQLDVLDGLLDEIDEVDDLDATNGLSNACECDDFLLDIEFAENGTKLDLGHSKGSRLGNSSSESRSPGLSGSSNGAVGISESSSVTILESECKNDALNKTATCKLHGGLVSKCGCRPQDEDSIHSTSLELRKVDDLNSGKNLLACGISSAGGEKRLRKPTRRYIEEFSDKKLDFMKRGEKYSAGMRRRALTVIPEEKSLGGISVPAVSQFRGWQGRPKKQKQVSISEIESDKELVSSESEDDRVTKKISIKHDRRKHQRMWTPSEVIKLVDGISEHGVGRWTDIKRLLFSTSAYRTPIDLRDKWRNLLRASGAQKPNKKGSS from the exons ATGAATGAG GTAAAAGAAGATGAATTGTCTGTTTCTACATTGGAGGATGAAACAATTGAAGTTGAGCACTTATTTGCAGAACCCAAGACTGAGCACGTTTCGGTTGATGGTGTCTTAAGTTTTGGTGATGTTAGTCTGGGAAAACGCTTGCATATTGAAGATTTCTCCTGTGGATTTGAGTATGGACTAACAAATAACG GTGGTTTGGATTCTAATGCTACTCAGGAAGGAGAAGACTTACAACTTGAT GTCCTTGATGGATTGCTGGATGAAATTGATGAAGTGGATGATCTGGATGCAACAAATGGTCTCTCCAATGCATGTGAATGTGATGATTTTCTTCTGG ACATTGAGTTTGCTGAGAACGGTACCAAATTGGATTTGGGTCATAGCAAAGGATCACGTTTGGGGAACTCAAGTTCAGAGAGTCGGTCTCCTGGATTAAGTGGAAGTAGTAATGGTGCTGTTGGCATTTCAGAATCATCATCTGTAACTATTCTCGAATCTGAATGTAAGAATGATGCTCTTAACAAGACAGCAACTTGTAAGTTACATGGTGGCTTAGTGAGCAAATGTGGGTGTCGACCACAAGATGAAGACAGTATCCACTCTACTTCATTAGAGTTAAGAAAAGTTGATGACTTGAATAGTGGTAAAAATCTTTTAGCATGTGGTATCTCATCTGCTGGGGGTGAGAAGAGATTGCGTAAGCCGACTCGGAGGTACATTGAAGAATTTTCAGATAAAAAGTTGGACTTTATGAAGCGGGGAGAAAAATATTCTGCTGGTATGAGACGCAGAGCATTAACTGTAATTCCTGAGGAGAAATCTTTAGGTGGTATCAGTGTTCCAGCAGTGTCTCAATTTCGGGGGTGGCAGGGACGACCAAAGAAACAGAAACAGGTGTCAATATCG GAGATTGAATCTGACAAGGAACTTGTCTCCTCTGAATCGGAAGATGACCGTGTGaccaaaaaaatatctataaaacaTGATAGGAGGAAGCATCAAAGGATGTGGACTCCTTCCGAAGTGATTAAGTTGGTGGATGGGATATCAGAACATGGAGTTGGCCGATGGACTGATATAAAAAGGCTCTTGTTTTCGACTTCTGCTTATCGCACACCCATTGATCTTAGG GACAAATGGAGAAATCTTTTGAGAGCTAGCGGTGCACAAAAGCCAAACAAGAAAGGG AGTTCTTGA
- the LOC121266168 gene encoding uncharacterized protein LOC121266168 isoform X3, translating into MNEVKEDELSVSTLEDETIEVEHLFAEPKTEHVSVDGVLSFGDVSLGKRLHIEDFSCGFEYGLTNNGGLDSNATQEGEDLQLDVLDGLLDEIDEVDDLDATNGLSNACECDDFLLDIEFAENGTKLDLGHSKGSRLGNSSSESRSPGLSGSSNGAVGISESSSVTILESECKNDALNKTATCKLHGGLVSKCGCRPQDEDSIHSTSLELRKVDDLNSGKNLLACGISSAGGEKRLRKPTRRYIEEFSDKKLDFMKRGEKYSAGMRRRALTVIPEEKSLGGISVPAVSQFRGWQGRPKKQKQVSISEIESDKELVSSESEDDRVTKKISIKHDRRKHQRMWTPSEVIKLVDGISEHGVGRWTDIKRLLFSTSAYRTPIDLRDKWRNLLRASGAQKPNKKGVSFLILLICIYRFLFPKLVKIFNHSCASWI; encoded by the exons ATGAATGAG GTAAAAGAAGATGAATTGTCTGTTTCTACATTGGAGGATGAAACAATTGAAGTTGAGCACTTATTTGCAGAACCCAAGACTGAGCACGTTTCGGTTGATGGTGTCTTAAGTTTTGGTGATGTTAGTCTGGGAAAACGCTTGCATATTGAAGATTTCTCCTGTGGATTTGAGTATGGACTAACAAATAACG GTGGTTTGGATTCTAATGCTACTCAGGAAGGAGAAGACTTACAACTTGAT GTCCTTGATGGATTGCTGGATGAAATTGATGAAGTGGATGATCTGGATGCAACAAATGGTCTCTCCAATGCATGTGAATGTGATGATTTTCTTCTGG ACATTGAGTTTGCTGAGAACGGTACCAAATTGGATTTGGGTCATAGCAAAGGATCACGTTTGGGGAACTCAAGTTCAGAGAGTCGGTCTCCTGGATTAAGTGGAAGTAGTAATGGTGCTGTTGGCATTTCAGAATCATCATCTGTAACTATTCTCGAATCTGAATGTAAGAATGATGCTCTTAACAAGACAGCAACTTGTAAGTTACATGGTGGCTTAGTGAGCAAATGTGGGTGTCGACCACAAGATGAAGACAGTATCCACTCTACTTCATTAGAGTTAAGAAAAGTTGATGACTTGAATAGTGGTAAAAATCTTTTAGCATGTGGTATCTCATCTGCTGGGGGTGAGAAGAGATTGCGTAAGCCGACTCGGAGGTACATTGAAGAATTTTCAGATAAAAAGTTGGACTTTATGAAGCGGGGAGAAAAATATTCTGCTGGTATGAGACGCAGAGCATTAACTGTAATTCCTGAGGAGAAATCTTTAGGTGGTATCAGTGTTCCAGCAGTGTCTCAATTTCGGGGGTGGCAGGGACGACCAAAGAAACAGAAACAGGTGTCAATATCG GAGATTGAATCTGACAAGGAACTTGTCTCCTCTGAATCGGAAGATGACCGTGTGaccaaaaaaatatctataaaacaTGATAGGAGGAAGCATCAAAGGATGTGGACTCCTTCCGAAGTGATTAAGTTGGTGGATGGGATATCAGAACATGGAGTTGGCCGATGGACTGATATAAAAAGGCTCTTGTTTTCGACTTCTGCTTATCGCACACCCATTGATCTTAGG GACAAATGGAGAAATCTTTTGAGAGCTAGCGGTGCACAAAAGCCAAACAAGAAAGGGgttagttttcttattttacttatttgcATATATAGGTTTCTTTTCCCTAAACTTGTGAAAATTTTCAACCATTCTTGTGCTTCATGGAT TTAA
- the LOC121266168 gene encoding uncharacterized protein LOC121266168 isoform X1 produces the protein MNEVKEDELSVSTLEDETIEVEHLFAEPKTEHVSVDGVLSFGDVSLGKRLHIEDFSCGFEYGLTNNGGLDSNATQEGEDLQLDVLDGLLDEIDEVDDLDATNGLSNACECDDFLLDIEFAENGTKLDLGHSKGSRLGNSSSESRSPGLSGSSNGAVGISESSSVTILESECKNDALNKTATCKLHGGLVSKCGCRPQDEDSIHSTSLELRKVDDLNSGKNLLACGISSAGGEKRLRKPTRRYIEEFSDKKLDFMKRGEKYSAGMRRRALTVIPEEKSLGGISVPAVSQFRGWQGRPKKQKQVSISEIESDKELVSSESEDDRVTKKISIKHDRRKHQRMWTPSEVIKLVDGISEHGVGRWTDIKRLLFSTSAYRTPIDLRDKWRNLLRASGAQKPNKKGVEQKQEHSLRPLPSSLLRRVLELAKIHPYPRVRISKNLCVGQVTPAMVPSASKGAPPSLGGRAVRRKNYN, from the exons ATGAATGAG GTAAAAGAAGATGAATTGTCTGTTTCTACATTGGAGGATGAAACAATTGAAGTTGAGCACTTATTTGCAGAACCCAAGACTGAGCACGTTTCGGTTGATGGTGTCTTAAGTTTTGGTGATGTTAGTCTGGGAAAACGCTTGCATATTGAAGATTTCTCCTGTGGATTTGAGTATGGACTAACAAATAACG GTGGTTTGGATTCTAATGCTACTCAGGAAGGAGAAGACTTACAACTTGAT GTCCTTGATGGATTGCTGGATGAAATTGATGAAGTGGATGATCTGGATGCAACAAATGGTCTCTCCAATGCATGTGAATGTGATGATTTTCTTCTGG ACATTGAGTTTGCTGAGAACGGTACCAAATTGGATTTGGGTCATAGCAAAGGATCACGTTTGGGGAACTCAAGTTCAGAGAGTCGGTCTCCTGGATTAAGTGGAAGTAGTAATGGTGCTGTTGGCATTTCAGAATCATCATCTGTAACTATTCTCGAATCTGAATGTAAGAATGATGCTCTTAACAAGACAGCAACTTGTAAGTTACATGGTGGCTTAGTGAGCAAATGTGGGTGTCGACCACAAGATGAAGACAGTATCCACTCTACTTCATTAGAGTTAAGAAAAGTTGATGACTTGAATAGTGGTAAAAATCTTTTAGCATGTGGTATCTCATCTGCTGGGGGTGAGAAGAGATTGCGTAAGCCGACTCGGAGGTACATTGAAGAATTTTCAGATAAAAAGTTGGACTTTATGAAGCGGGGAGAAAAATATTCTGCTGGTATGAGACGCAGAGCATTAACTGTAATTCCTGAGGAGAAATCTTTAGGTGGTATCAGTGTTCCAGCAGTGTCTCAATTTCGGGGGTGGCAGGGACGACCAAAGAAACAGAAACAGGTGTCAATATCG GAGATTGAATCTGACAAGGAACTTGTCTCCTCTGAATCGGAAGATGACCGTGTGaccaaaaaaatatctataaaacaTGATAGGAGGAAGCATCAAAGGATGTGGACTCCTTCCGAAGTGATTAAGTTGGTGGATGGGATATCAGAACATGGAGTTGGCCGATGGACTGATATAAAAAGGCTCTTGTTTTCGACTTCTGCTTATCGCACACCCATTGATCTTAGG GACAAATGGAGAAATCTTTTGAGAGCTAGCGGTGCACAAAAGCCAAACAAGAAAGGG GTTGAGCAAAAGCAGGAACATTCCTTGCGGCCCTTACCTAGTTCTTTGCTACGCAGAGTTCTTGAGCTAGCCAAAATTCATCCATATCCAAGAGTGCGCATCTCGAAGAATTTATGCGTAGGACAAGTTACCCCTGCCATGGTTCCTTCTGCAAGTAAAGGTGCTCCTCCTAGTCTTGGCGGGAGGGCTGTAAgaaggaaaaattataattga
- the LOC121265855 gene encoding uncharacterized protein LOC121265855 — MELVEQLFDKDEEEDIIAQIPISSSSSSDKMIWKGTSQKIVDHPKCTIFNLEEETTTHALWECELARDVWSQCSKSLQKSHFSQMNMLEIFEAIARTMDTNCLQEFAMVAKQIWWRRNDFIFNQMFKHPNVVVSATYQNLKMLKELEVQRSASSRPNNSSIIEWQAPPMHFHKLNWDAVVDRTRAGVGIGTVVRNYEGKIVATMRRSQCMFRLPSLAEAYGALQVVSFAMDLGLTKVIVEGDSLQTIQALKKEEDQLNYFGMFVSEANLGALLIGMLLMLKGVAMW; from the exons ATGGAGCTTGTTGAGCAACTTTTtgataaagatgaagaagaagacatcatTGCTCAAATACCTATCAGCTCGTCTTCTAGCTCTGACAAGATGATATGGAAAGGAACCTCTCAG AAGATTGTTGATCATCCAAAGTGCACCATCTTTAACCTTGAAGAAGAGACAACAACACATGCTTTATGGGAATGTGAATTAGCAAGGGATGTTTGGAGTCAATGTTCAAAGAGTTTACAGAAAAGCCATTTCTCTCAAATGAATATGCTGGAAATTTTCGAGGCTATTGCAAGAACTATGGACACAAATTGTCTTCAGGAATTTGCCATGGTAGCAAAGCAGATTTGGTGGAGGaggaatgattttatttttaaccaaaTGTTCAAACATCCAAATGTAGTTGTCAGTGCAACCTAccagaatttgaaaatgttgaaagaACTGGAGGTGCAGAGAAGTGCTTCTTCAAGACCTAATAATAGCAGCATTATTGAATGGCAGGCTCCTCCCATGCACTTTCACAAGTTGAATTGGGATGCAGTAGTGGACAGAACAAGAGCTGGAGTGGGGATTGGCACAGTAGTTAGAAACTATGAAGGGAAAATAGTTGCTACGATGAGAAGGAGCCAATGCATGTTTCGTCTTCCTTCTCTAGCTGAAGCATATGGGGCGCTGCAAGTAGTTAGTTTTGCAATGGATTTGGGCCTTACCAAGGTTATTGTTGAAGGAGACTCTTTACAAACAATCCAAGCtttgaaaaaagaagaggatCAACTGAACTATTTTGGCATGTTTGTTTCTGAAGCAAACTTAGGAGCTTTGTTAATTGGAATGTTACTCATGTTAAAAGGAGTGGCAATGTGGTAG